A single genomic interval of Daucus carota subsp. sativus chromosome 1, DH1 v3.0, whole genome shotgun sequence harbors:
- the LOC108224438 gene encoding uncharacterized protein LOC108224438 yields MDTSEPTALALTNPNAAAAAGEPPRVRQQPKRFIKNQIPDSILNNASLNAAISLLPSNYSFEIHKSVWRVASTNAKRVALQFPEGLLMYSLVISDILTAFADVERVFILGDVTYGACCVDDLAAAALGADLLIHYGHSCLVPVDNTVIPCLYVFVDIKIDVSKLISTIQLNLADKISDVRNGSSDEVSDIRVNSGEKASDIGVNLDAKVSDIGDDLGDKVSDIRVNKIVLAGTIQFGTAIRVAKPELEKLGFRVLVPQSKPLSAGEVLGCTAPTIVGKEVGEVGENVLVFVADGRFHLEAFMIANPGVKAFRYDPYMGKLFLEEYDHEGMKECRRNAILKAREAKNWGIVLGTLGRQGNPRILDRLEKKMKEKDLDWTVVLMSELSPARIALFGDSVDAWIQIACPRLSIDWGDAFVKPLLNPFEAEIALGDLPGWWEKSGMNSDCNTGVGCEKNESCCRGDCTGKKEEGKTVADYPMDYYAQDGGEWNSSYSKKQTRPSRRILVSGKENGHNL; encoded by the coding sequence ATGGACACCTCTGAACCCACAGCCCTCGCCCTCACAAACCCTaacgccgccgccgccgccggaGAACCACCGCGAGTCCGGCAACAACCAAAACGCTTCATAAAAAACCAAATCCCCGACTCCATCCTCAACAACGCATCTCTCAACGCCGCAATCTCCCTCCTCCCCTCAAACTACTCCTTCGAGATCCACAAATCAGTCTGGCGCGTCGCCTCCACGAACGCCAAGCGCGTCGCGCTCCAGTTCCCCGAAGGCCTGCTCATGTACTCTCTCGTCATCTCCGACATCCTCACCGCCTTCGCCGACGTCGAGCGCGTCTTCATCCTCGGTGACGTCACTTACGGCGCGTGTTGCGTTGATGATCTCGCCGCCGCGGCGTTAGGCGCCGATTTGTTGATTCATTACGGACATAGCTGCTTGGTTCCGGTGGATAATACGGTAATTCCGTGTCTCTATGTTTTTGttgatattaaaattgatgTTAGTAAGTTGATTAGTACGATACAGTTGAATTTGGCTGACAAGATAAGTGATGTTCGTAATGGATCAAGTGACGAAGTAAGTGATATTCGTGTTAATTCGGGTGAGAAAGCAAGTGATATCGGTGTTAATTTGGATGCTAAAGTAAGTGATATTGGTGATGATTTGGGTGACAAAGTAAGTGATATTCGTGTTAATAAGATTGTGTTAGCCGGTACGATCCAGTTTGGGACGGCTATACGTGTGGCTAAACCGGAATTGGAGaagttagggtttagggttttggtTCCGCAGTCGAAGCCGTTATCGGCTGGGGAGGTTTTGGGGTGTACTGCTCCGACGATTGTGGGGAAGGAGGTGGGTGAGGTTGGGGAAAATGTGCTTGTTTTTGTTGCGGATGGGAGGTTTCACTTGGAAGCGTTTATGATAGCAAATCCGGGGGTTAAGGCGTTTAGGTATGATCCGTATATGGGAAAATTGTTTTTGGAGGAGTATGATCATGAGGGGATGAAGGAATGTAGGCGGAATGCGATATTGAAGGCTAGGGAGGCGAAGAATTGGGGGATTGTGTTGGGGACTTTGGGGAGGCAGGGGAATCCGAGGATTTTGGACCGGTTGGAGAAGAAGATGAAGGAGAAGGATTTAGATTGGACCGTCGTGTTGATGTCGGAGTTGTCTCCAGCTAGGATTGCATTGTTTGGGGATTCTGTTGATGCGTGGATTCAAATTGCCTGTCCAAGGCTGTCAATAGATTGGGGTGATGCATTTGTAAAGCCACTTTTGAATCCTTTTGAGGCTGAAATTGCGCTTGGGGATTTACCTGGCTGGTGGGAAAAGAGTGGCATGAACTCAGATTGTAACACGGGTGTCGGCTGTGAGAAGAATGAATCCTGCTGTCGAGGTGATTGTACAGGCAAAAAAGAGGAGGGCAAGACTGTTGCGGATTATCCAATGGACTACTATGCTCAGGATGGTGGGGAGTGGAATTCTTCCTACTCAAAGAAGCAAACACGTCCATCACGCAGAATCCTTGTATCTGGCAAGGAAAATGGTCATAATTTGTGA
- the LOC108204898 gene encoding 26S proteasome non-ATPase regulatory subunit 13 homolog A, whose translation MAALQYLDSLRNSHPELSDWSNTLSDLYQRKLWHQLSLSLEQFIAHAVFQAGDALIQLYHNFITDFETKINLLKLAHFAVVVSRQYTEKEAAISYLDGVIEKLRATKESRIEEPILYIRMQIAMFNLEKGDQKECKKLIDDGKSTLDSMTDIDPSVHASYYWISSQYHKSRQEFAEFYKSALLYLAYTSVESLSESFKLDLAFDLSLSALLGENIYNFGELLAHPILKSLLGTKVEWLYYILEAFNSGDLVRYQELCHVHNAALSAQPALVENEKKLLEKINILCLMEIIFSRPSEDRTIPLSIIAERTKLKIEDVEYLLMKSLSVHLIEGIIDQVEGTVHVSWVQPRVLGISQIKSLRDRLDNWMGKVNTALLSVEAETPDLVAS comes from the exons ATGGCTGCTCTGCAATACCTCGATTCTCTCCGAAACTCTCACCCGGAGCTCTCCGATTGGTCGAACACTCTCTCAGATCTGTACCAGCGCAAGCTATGGcatcaactctctctctctctcgaacAGTTCATCGCTCACGCCGTCTTTCAG GCTGGTGATGCTCTGATTCAGCTATACCATAATTTCATCACTGATTTCGAGACTAAAATCAATCTTCTCAAGCTTGCGCATTTTGCGGTAGTAGTCTCGAGGCAATATACTGAGAAAGAGGCTGCCATTAGCTATCTTGATGGGGTGATTGAGAAGCTTCGGGCAACTAAAGAATCCCGAATTGAGGAACCTATCCTTTATATCAGGATGCAGATTGCTATGTTCAACCTTGAGAAAGGAGATCAAAAGGAATGCAAAAAACTAATTGATGATGGCAAAAGTACACTAGACAGCATGACCGACATTGATCCATCTGTGCATGCCAGTTATTACTGGATTTCATCCCAGTACCATAAATCTCGTCAAGAATTTGCCGAGTTCTACAAAAGTGCTCTTCTATACCTGGCATACACTTCTGTAGAATCTCTATCTGAATCATTCAAGCTG GATTTGGCTTTTGATTTGTCTCTATCGGCATTGCTGGGAGAGAACATTTACAATTTCGGTGAATTGCTTGCACATCCAATT CTGAAGAGTCTCCTTGGGACCAAGGTAGAGTGGCTCTATTACATTCTTGAAGCATTCAATTCTGGTGATTTAGTCCGCTATCAGGAATTGTGCCATGTTCATAATGCTGCTCTGAGTGCACAACCAGCATTAGTGGAGAATGAGAAAAAGCTTCTGGAAAAGATCAATATTCTTTGCTTAATGGAAATCATTTTCAG TCGACCATCAGAGGATAGAACCATTCCATTAAGTATCATCGCGGAGCGCACAAAACTCAAGATAGAGGATGTGGAGTACCTTCTAATGAAAAGCCTATCA GTTCATCTGATTGAGGGAATAATTGATCAAGTCGAAGGGACTGTGCATGTGTCATGGGTGCAACCCCGAGTTTTAGGGATTTCTCAGATCAAATCTTTACGAGATAGGCTGGACAACTGGATGGGTAAAGTAAACACTGCTTTATTGTCAGTTGAAGCTGAAACACCTGATCTGGTTGCATCATAA
- the LOC108203736 gene encoding histone-lysine N-methyltransferase, H3 lysine-9 specific SUVH6 has product MVSLLKNNLSEENAMNLPLENGGSGRVKYKRRSVSAVRDFPPGCGPNACRVDGNPRETVETERGKIELGDGLVDRSRLLDGATGVSPDVCDKSLECGLDVPITNTATQEITQMETGTVKTELETSVATLETSEMLIGVAGFFESELQHLETSLPEIESDFSRETNNEDMEMVMEMVRELSQVESPALERQEPCDRDVYPVVMEKESQEAKFFESSTNEEAHNTEVRSEMDHIGGKELVSELKIEGKHNVMVASGSEKSIQLVNDDDNLPVGTSSRKKITPRKVSATRDFPPFCGRNAPVPTADDRVRINSGSSNSKSGVIDDACNKIVITTQKESHGQKISEDGVDQGGDSARVIVHALMASCDPSSLKERPICNSKEVIVHQEDRISDIKMYDDELDFQKMSGDGVDEGGNSGRVVVNALMANSYDPSSIKERPVCNLMEIIVHQNDGSKAKKRKSSGKEKSRSGSEIKRSRNILSSKRAKKSVAVRKNRDEDVYDSIMREDGDFAAEHAAQIEDSSVSRVPGKIEVTLPPYGPNTSSSHDMRNRVRETLRLFQAICRKILQGEEARSRGGELSKSKKKTKRIDLEAAKIVKERGKEVNTDKQILGAVPGVEVGDEFQYRVELAIVGIHRLYQAGIDYMKYKGDEIVAASIVASGGYADELDNSDVLIYSGQGGLSGKDKQPEDQKLERGNLALKNSIKFGNFVRVVRGSKETKASESADARAKTVMTYVYDGLYTVERYWQEEGAHGKLVFKFELRRSPGQPELAWKEVKKSDKSRTREGLCVDDISEGKEPMPIWAVNTLDDEKPPPFTYVTRMIYPDSFNLSLPKGCDCKNGCLDARRCLCAAKNGEIPYNFNGAIVEVKPLVYECGPSCKCPPSCYNRVSQQGIKFQLEIFKTESRGWGVRSLDSITSGSFICEYTGELLQDREAERRTGNDEYLFDIGQNYNDCSHRPDAEANSNNLTEDGGFTIDAAYCGNVGRFINHSCSPNLYAQNVLYDHENKRMPHIMLFAAENIPPLKELTYHYNYAIDQVYDSNGKIKMKMCYCGSSECTGRMY; this is encoded by the coding sequence ATGGTGTCGCTGTTGAAGAATAATTTGTCTGAGGAGAATGCGATGAATTTGCCATTAGAAAATGGTGGTTCTGGAAGAGTGAAATACAAGCGTAGAAGTGTTTCAGCTGTTAGGGATTTCCCACCGGGGTGTGGACCAAATGCATGTAGAGTTGATGGCAATCCTCGTGAAACCGTTGAAACAGAAAGGGGTAAGATTGAACTGGGTGATGGTTTGGTGGACAGAAGTAGGCTGTTAGATGGGGCTACAGGGGTTTCTCCAGATGTTTGTGATAAATCACTGGAGTGTGGATTGGATGTGCCAATAACCAATACTGCTACTCAAGAAATCACACAAATGGAAACTGGTACAGTTAAAACTGAATTGGAGACTTCGGTGGCAACACTGGAGACAAGTGAAATGCTGATTGGGGTTGCAGGATTTTTTGAGTCTGAACTGCAGCATCTGGAAACGTCACTGCCTGAGATAGAATCGGACTTTTCAAGAGAGACAAACAATGAGGATATGGAGATGGTAATGGAGATGGTAAGGGAGTTGAGCCAGGTAGAGTCACCAGCTTTAGAGAGACAAGAGCCATGTGATAGGGATGTTTATCCAGTGGTTATGGAAAAAGAGTCCCAAGAGGCAAAATTTTTTGAATCTTCTACAAATGAGGAAGCACATAACACAGAAGTAAGGTCGGAAATGGATCATATAGGTGGGAAGGAACTTGTGTCGGAGCTAAAAATTGAAGGTAAGCATAATGTTATGGTTGCATCAGGCAGTGAAAAATCGATTCAGTTGgttaatgatgatgataatcTTCCTGTTGGGACAAgctcaagaaaaaaaattactccAAGAAAGGTTTCAGCCACTCGTGATTTCCCTCCATTTTGTGGTAGAAATGCTCCTGTGCCAACAGCGGATGATCGTGTGAGAATCAATTCCGGGAGCAGTAACAGTAAGAGTGGTGTGATTGATGATGCGTGTAACAAGATTGTGATTACTACGCAAAAGGAAAGTCATGGTCAAAAGATATCAGAAGATGGAGTTGATCAGGGAGGTGACTCGGCCAGGGTAATTGTGCATGCTCTGATGGCTTCATGTGATCCTTCAAGTCTAAAGGAAAGACCTATTTGCAACTCGAAGGAGGTTATTGTTCACCAAGAGGACAGAATTTCTGATATAAAGATGTATGATGATGAGCTTGATTTCCAAAAGATGTCAGGAGATGGGGTGGATGAGGGAGGCAACTCGGGGAGGGTAGTCGTGAATGCTCTAATGGCAAATTCATATGATCCATCAAGTATCAAGGAAAGACCTGTATGTAATCTGATGGAGATTATTGTTCACCAAAATGATGGAAGTAAAGCTAAGAAGCGCAAGTCCAGTGGGAAAGAGAAATCTAGATCTGGAAGCGAGATTAAAAGGTCTAGAAATATTTTGTCCAGTAAAAGAGCAAAGAAGTCAGTAGCTGTTCGGAAGAATCGTGATGAAGATGTGTATGACTCTATCATGAGGGAAGATGGAGATTTTGCTGCAGAGCATGCTGCACAAATTGAAGACTCATCTGTGAGTCGGGTACCTGGTAAAATTGAGGTGACTCTTCCTCCTTATGGTCCAAACACATCTTCTAGTCATGATATGCGTAACAGAGTGAGAGAGACACTTCGTCTCTTCCAGGCTATTTGTAGGAAGATACTGCAAGGTGAAGAGGCAAGATCAAGGGGCGGAGAACTATCAAAGTCAAAAAAGAAAACCAAGAGAATTGATCTCGAGGCTGCTAAGATAGTTAAAGAAAGAGGAAAAGAAGTCAACACAGACAAGCAAATATTGGGAGCAGTGCCTGGAGTTGAGGTAGGAGATGAGTTTCAGTACAGGGTAGAGCTGGCCATTGTTGGAATTCATCGCTTATACCAGGCAGGTATAGATTATATGAAGTATAAGGGTGATGAAATTGTTGCAGCTAGTATTGTTGCTTCAGGGGGGTATGCTGATGAACTTGACAATTCAGATGTCTTAATATACTCGGGTCAAGGGGGATTATCAGGAAAGGATAAGCAACCTGAAGACCAGAAACTTGAAAGAGGCAATTTGGCTTTGAAAAATAGCATTAAATTTGGGAATTTTGTGAGGGTTGTTCGAGGATCTAAAGAGACTAAGGCTTCTGAGTCTGCAGATGCAAGAGCCAAGACGGTTATGACATATGTTTATGATGGGCTGTATACTGTGGAAAGATATTGGCAAGAAGAGGGAGCACATGGGAAGTTGGTATTCAAGTTTGAATTGAGAAGATCGCCGGGCCAGCCAGAGCTTGCTTGGAAAGAAGTTAAAAAATCCGACAAATCTAGAACCCGGGAGGGTCTTTGCGTTGATGACATATCAGAAGGAAAAGAACCAATGCCAATTTGGGCAGTGAACACCTTAGATGATGAAAAACCCCCTCCGTTCACCTATGTAACTAGGATGATATATCCTGATAGTTTCAACCTCAGTCTCCCCAAGGGCTGTGATTGCAAGAATGGATGCCTGGATGCCAGACGATGTTTGTGCGCAGCTAAAAATGGAGAGATTCCTTACAACTTCAATGGGGCAATTGTTGAGGTGAAGCCATTGGTATATGAATGTGGCCCTTCCTGCAAATGCCCTCCTTCATGCTATAACAGGGTTAGTCAGCAAGGGATAAAGTTTCAACTTGAAATCTTCAAAACAGAGTCGAGAGGCTGGGGCGTCAGATCATTGGATTCTATTACATCCGGAAGCTTCATATGTGAGTATACAGGAGAGCTTCTTCAGGATAGAGAAGCTGAAAGAAGGACAGGAAATGATGAGTATCTCTTTGATATCGGACAAAACTACAATGACTGTTCTCACAGACCGGATGCAGAGGCGAACTCTAACAATTTGACTGAGGATGGCGGGTTCACTATTGATGCTGCATACTGTGGAAACGTGGGGAGATTCATCAATCACAGTTGTTCTCCCAATCTTTATGCACAGAATGTTCTCTATGATCACGAAAACAAGAGGATGCCCCACATCATGTTGTTTGCTGCGGAGAATATTCCTCCCCTGAAGGAACTCACCTATCACTACAATTATGCAATTGACCAGGTCTACGATTCCAACGGGAAGATCAAGATGAAGATGTGTTACTGTGGTTCTTCAGAATGTACTGGTAGGATGTATTAG